Part of the Gracilinanus agilis isolate LMUSP501 unplaced genomic scaffold, AgileGrace unplaced_scaffold24466, whole genome shotgun sequence genome is shown below.
ataataattaaaattattatattattaagtcaattaatttaaatttaaattcaatttaaaattccGTTTCCTAAGACTGACTGTTGGCATTCTGAGCCCTCCATCATTTCCCTCTGGCCTATTCTTCCAGTTTAATCTTATAATATTCCCCTTCACTCTACAGTCTACACTCTGCACTCTAGTCAAACCGGGGATGGTTAGCCTAGAGCCTGAGAAGACTCCAAGGAGACATGAttattgtcttcaagtatttaaaggactGATATGAGGAGAAGGAATTCTGTTTATTCTCTTTGATCCCAGAAGGCAGAATCAAGAGTTATGGGTAGAagaagttgcaaaaaaaaaaaaatcaatttagagTTGATATAAGGAAAAGCATCCTTTGAAGAGGAGCTGTCtccaagtggaatgggctacttAAAGGGGTGGTGGGCTCCCTCTCATTGGAAGCCTTCCAGTAGCCACTGGAAAGACCCTTGTCAGCTATGTTGGGTATAATGGGGACTCCTTTTGTGTATTAATTTGAAGAGATGACTgttgaagtctcttccaactcacaGATTCTGTAATTCTGGATTCTGTGCTGtcttccttcttacctttccccTTAAATTCCCTGTGCCTTTGTTCAGCCCACTTCCATGACTCAAACCTAACTAGGGAAGGGATAAATAATGGCTTTACCTATTAATAATAAGCTTAGAATGCTTCTATCCCTTATGAAATACAGAGACAACTGAGCTTAGCCCCTAATTAGCTAGAACTACCCCTGCTCCTCTCCTCATCCCACCAATACTTTGAATTGCTTTGTGATCTTTGACTCCTTTTACTGGGCCCTTGTTGGCAGCAAATGAATTGCCCCAGGCACCTAAATTGGTAGTTACTTCTCTGCCTTCAGTAAATTCGGCAATAAACTCTACCCCATCTCTTTCCACTTAAATCCCTAAATCCTGCAAGGTCTAAATTCGATTCTATCTGTTCTTTGAGGCCTCCTTCTTGGAGGCAGCCAGATGATACAGGGGATAGAAAACTGGGCCTGGAGTGGAGAAGATCtgccttcaaatctggcctcaactaTTTgtcagttgtgtgaccttgggcaattcattttacctccctatgcctcagtttcctcatctgtaaataacagcacctacctctcagggttgttgtgaggatcaaatgagataatatctgtaaagtgcttttagCGTAGTAAATGGCATAAGGTAGATACttagaaatgcttatttccttcttttcttctcagaCCTCTCTCTCCCAGCTAATTTCTTCTGACATTTCTCCTTAGTCATCCCCTTTGCACTAGTTCCCTTCTCTCTTGTAGCACAGTTATCCAGGGATCCGTCCCTCCTCCAGGAAATGATgagctcttggagggcagggcCTGGGAACCTGTGTCCTTGGTCAGCACCCAGTAAAGGCTGAAGACTAAGTGTTAAAACAAAGGGGATACAGTTCTGAGCCACCTTAGAGGTCAGGAACTCAGCCCTTGCCTCCAGTCTTgacccctttctctcctctaggATTCTCTGGATCACAAGATCTGCCTGTTCGAATGTACCAGCTTCAAGGGTAACAAGATGGAGATTCATGAGGATGATGTGCCCAGTCTCTGGTCCTATGGCTTCTGTGACCGTGTGGGCAGCGTGAGGGTCCCCAGCGGGACGTAAGTGTCATGTCCTGAAGGCCCTTTGTCCTGGACCTGGCTCCAGTTCTGATTCTGACATTGGGGAACGTTGGGGAAGTTGCTCTTTGAACCACAAttcctttatctctaaaatgggggtgTTGGACTAAAATTATCTCCAAGGCCTCATTTCGCTCTAAGAGGATATCTTATGTACCTTTCTCTTTAAAGATGGGTTGGCTATCAGTACCCCGGCTACCGAGGCTACCAGTATCTGTTTGAGCCCGGCGAGTACAAGCATTGGAACGAGTGGTCTGCCTACCAGCCCCAGATCCAGTCCGTCCGTCGAATTAGAGACATGCAGTGGCACCAGAGAGGCTGCTTCCCCATTCCCACTAGTCTACCTAAGTGAGAACATGTCTCCAGCATTGGGAAACCGGCCAAAGCCTGAGAGGCTACCACCAAGTATAGGGTTGTCTGTATGCCTCAGAGTATTGGGCTGCCAAGGTCCTGGTTCTcttgtctctcttccctccactTTGCCTAAACATACTCTTGACAATTCGAATAAAAGTTTTCCATCCCCTCAACCCAGTCTTTCTATTGGTGTCTTTTGTGATTGGGAAGTGATCTGGACCACCAGTCATGAGGTCCTCACTGGAAAGAGCATTGACTTTGGAGTctaaagatctgggtttgaatccagccttGCCACTTACTAActtgtgaccttggctaagtcactcaATTTCTTTAGAATTCAATGTCTTCATatgtaaagtgagggggttggattGGGTGTCCTTGAAGGTCTCTCCCATCTTCAGACATGCTATCCAAGGAATCAATTCTTCAGGTCCTTGTTTTAGTGTGCTATATAATCTTCGTAGGTCCATGAAATATCAGTGAACTTCTGTGGCAGAACTAGAGGCCATTCCTTTTTATCAGTATTCCACATTACCTTCTTTATTTAAATACACTTCCACCTTCTCCTTGGGGAAGGTAGATAAGATACCATCTAAGGACACTCCCAATTCTAAGATTCCATGATCTTTTAATATCCTGAGTCTGTGCTACAATTACAAAAATTGAACCCTAGAATCTcccaaatatcatattctaagattctaagttcAAGATTGGTTGAGTCTATGATTCAAACATATCGTGTCTATtggtctaaaacagtgattcccaaagtgggcactactgccccctggtgggtgctgcagcgatccagggaggcggtgatggccacacttttttttgtattacattctattctgagttcaataaatggtTTCCCAGggggtgctaaataatattttttctggaaagggggcggtaggtcaaaaaagtttgggaaccactggtaaaACCTCATGATTCCAACTTTCCAggattctaaaattctatgattctccaATTCTGAGATTGTATGAACATTGAATTCATATTCTCAGATTCTGTCAAAAATTCTAATTCTCAAATATCAAGTTCCTAAAATCTCATAAATTGTATATCCAATTTACATAATTCTTTGACATTATTGTGACATCACAAAATAAGGAGGACAAAGTTGGCTTACCACAGACCTAGGTCCTAAGGGAGGAACCAAGGGGGTATATATGGAAAGGTGGTATGGGGTGGAGGAATTTCTGAATATGGCTCTTTATGGGTTTTGATTCCTATTATGGTCAGATGCTAGTGGGGCACAGAATGACAAAACAACTTGAGGTGGGGTTCATGGGAGGGAGGGATTTGCTTTGGTTGTGCCCTTCTATTCTGGCTCCTGATAATTCATGGGCTGGCAAAGATATAGTAAATTTACTGAGTCACCTCTCCCTCCCTAACCAACTCCATGCAAGAATACAAACCAATAAGTCAAGATTGCACCAGGACTATCTGATGTTTCCTACTTCCACTTCTGAGAAATGACCCTTCCATGTAGACAAGATGGAAACTAATACTCTTATCATAGATGGGTTAATCCTAATATTATGGAATTCCAATAAGGATAAACATCAAGTTCAAAAAACCCACTTCAGAAAATAGCTAGGTAACAGTTggtttgaaaaagatctgagactgaaggaaaatagtaaatgttggaggggatgtggcaaaattgggacactaatatactgctgatggagttgtgaattggtcaaaccattctggaaggtaatttggaattatggccaaaagactttaaaagactgcctgccctttgatccagccactgctaggtttgtaccacaaagagataataaggaaaaagacttgtacaaaaatattcatagccaccctctttatggtggcaaaaaattggaaaatgaggggatgcccttcgattggggaatggctgaaaaaatggtggcatctgttggtgatggaacactattgtgctcaaaggaataatgaactggagggattccatgtgaactggaatgacctccaggaactgatgcagagtgaaaggagcagaatcaggagaaccttatatacagagatTGATACAAATGTTATAGACTGTTCTAcaagtagcaatacaatgatccaggacaatccagtgGAACTTAGAAGAAAGAACCCTaatcacacccagagaaagaactgtgggagtagaaacacagaagaaaaacatatgatcaaacacatggttcaatggggatatgattggggattttgactttaaatgatcactctattgcaaatattgataaatatggaaataggttttgaacaacgatgcatgtataacccattggaattgctttcAGCTCAGGAAgcggggaggga
Proteins encoded:
- the LOC123254545 gene encoding beta-crystallin B1-like — its product is DSLDHKICLFECTSFKGNKMEIHEDDVPSLWSYGFCDRVGSVRVPSGTWVGYQYPGYRGYQYLFEPGEYKHWNEWSAYQPQIQSVRRIRDMQWHQRGCFPIPTSLPK